From Thermomicrobiales bacterium, a single genomic window includes:
- a CDS encoding lysylphosphatidylglycerol synthase transmembrane domain-containing protein, with the protein MPNPIRSLWNDYSTAPPESKRRVQRIVTIVWLIVVAILAVWVMRNQQDQLRDILDRLKTADRTWLVAVLVIEILSIWSVAYTYKLTLNRLGHDASTAYQFDLHLQRTGVNFAAPFGGAATAYVYVERMKQAGVNRQDALLALVMRTLSVYGATVVVVVLTAALSGRPLFVAGAVAALIAMILGLIAIARQGQGDWKTIIRWARRLPQHWQRQLIAAIDQFKDHQLSPADFLGTVATTLLTRVCTLAMIYACVRAVGFDPDLYGIFLAYVTSFVAARIVPVLYGMGAVEGSLTLSLQRSGVPADIAIGATLLFRFFDFFLPSLIGLALYAWAERKSPAFQREPIGAIPVSAQHEEIEDL; encoded by the coding sequence ATGCCGAACCCCATCCGCTCCCTCTGGAACGACTATTCCACCGCTCCGCCGGAATCGAAACGCCGGGTCCAGCGCATCGTCACCATCGTCTGGTTGATCGTCGTGGCCATCCTGGCCGTTTGGGTCATGCGCAACCAGCAGGACCAGCTGCGCGATATTCTCGACCGGCTCAAGACCGCCGACCGCACATGGCTTGTGGCGGTCCTGGTCATCGAGATCTTGAGCATCTGGTCGGTCGCCTACACCTACAAGCTCACCCTCAACCGCCTGGGCCACGACGCTTCGACCGCCTATCAGTTCGACCTCCATCTGCAGCGCACCGGTGTGAACTTTGCCGCCCCCTTCGGCGGCGCGGCCACCGCCTACGTCTACGTGGAGCGCATGAAGCAAGCCGGTGTCAACCGGCAGGATGCGTTGCTGGCGCTGGTCATGCGTACCTTGAGCGTGTACGGAGCCACCGTCGTCGTCGTGGTCCTCACGGCAGCCCTCTCGGGACGCCCCTTGTTCGTGGCGGGCGCGGTCGCAGCGCTGATCGCCATGATCCTCGGGCTCATTGCGATTGCCCGGCAGGGCCAGGGGGACTGGAAGACCATCATTCGCTGGGCACGGCGATTGCCGCAACACTGGCAGCGCCAGCTCATCGCGGCCATCGACCAGTTCAAGGACCATCAACTCTCGCCCGCCGACTTTCTCGGCACCGTCGCAACCACGCTGCTCACGCGCGTTTGCACGCTGGCGATGATCTATGCCTGCGTGCGCGCGGTCGGCTTCGATCCTGATCTCTATGGCATCTTCCTGGCCTACGTCACCTCATTCGTCGCCGCCCGCATCGTTCCGGTTCTCTACGGCATGGGCGCGGTGGAGGGTTCGCTCACACTCTCATTGCAACGCAGCGGCGTTCCCGCCGATATCGCCATCGGCGCCACGCTGCTCTTCCGCTTTTTCGACTTCTTCTTGCCGTCGTTGATCGGACTTGCCCTCTACGCCTGGGCCGAGCGGAAAAGCCCAGCGTTTCAGCGCGAGCCGATCGGGGCGATACCCGTATCAGCCCAGCACGAAGAGATCGAGGATTTGTAG